The genomic window ctcacataaaaaggttggatggaaacctggttatagagagcaatagtaatggcatcTTTTCGTAGGCACTAACTCCTCCATGGCTCGTTGgtcaaagcctatggggaaattaatTTTTTTGGGGGCTCAACGTTGAatataaggtctgtggtaaacacaggcttaggagatcttataggttttgttctatgagataatcttcatcagctaatgtCACTTTCTGTGAATTTTTAAGCATTTATGTAATAAAAACAAGCACATAAATTCCAATTTCCTTTCCAAATTGAAAGGCATTGGAAGAGAATTGGCATTAGAATTTAATTTCATTGGACTTTCTGAATTGACAGGAATTGAAATggtattgaccccaaccctggttatctcatagaacaaaacgtataagatctcctaagcctgtgttaacctcagactcTATTTTCggtgtttatcccaaaaccccatttcccccataggaatggctgaatgaACCAAAGGTAACTCATTTCCATTTTTTTGGGGACTACAAGCTGGTGAGCTTTATTACAACACATACATGAATGCGATTAGATGGGACATTTGTGTGGCTACACACAGCAATTTACAAAAGTACACATTGCAGTTGTTTGTTAACTTCACTTGGTAGGGGTAACACTGTGTTGATTTTACAAAATAATCAGATTCAGAACATCTGTAAATATGCCACCAAGCATTTAGGCATAGCTTTTAACATCAATGTATTTATGAGTAATTACTCAgaatattgtaaaaaaaaaaattctaaaatagTATATTTTTATATAGCCTATGAACATACCATGACCTTTTGCATTCCACCACCAAGTGCCAactcatagagatcctattacatTTCTAGAAGGGCTATGTCATAAACCGTGAAAGTTCCAGAATGGAGTAAAAATGGTggccatattggtcagggagaaatccaaaccagtctaattggaatgaatggcagtagaggtaTAATCCTGACTTTAATTATGCAGGGAAATAAAAGTAAGGCATATGAcatcagaaattgtgtaatagaattattgccaacctaaaatattgtcataattataaatacagtttataggggttttatacacattttctgtataactagcctctaaaatatatgtaaacagaccataaatgtctacatttttgttttcttggaaagctgtgagtgctattatatATACTTtgtgcatttacaacttgtcttaagttctatcatcaactgatttcagccagtgtatggctgtgggttgactgcattgtttgaatggaatgttggcatattggcagttaatttgaaaaatAAATCATTTCTCTAAAACTGGCTAGCTGTTCCTTTCCTAtgtcccccccacacacattCTGTCACATTTGAAGTGTGTCTTTGTCTTATCCTTTTCTCTCTATCATCATTGTTTTATTGCGCTGTGTCCTTGATATATCCTTTGTGTTGCAGTAATTGCTGCAGTAAATCAATGTATAAGGATTTGAATAGCTGAATTCCTTCCAATTCCAATAGATTAATTGTATTGTGAACATGGATTATAGGAGAGGATAAGGTATTCATTGTTTAGTTATTTTATATTAGGTCTAATTACAGCATATTTTTTAACTACATGGATTAATTTAATAAGATGTTATATAGGTGAAACTACCTTGGAGCAAACTATTCATGTGATGCCATATTTTCATCAGTTTGGTACCAACACAATAAGTTAATTGTTACACTGGAACAAATTATAAGCAACTACAACAAAATATCTAAATAAATGCAAGCCGTAATGTATTTTTTTCCTATTGTCATTTTTTGTAATTCTTTATTTTTTAGAGTTAATTTAAGTTTGATTTAGGCTCTTACCATTGATGTaggccaggggtattcaacttaCCCTACGAAGttcagagcctgctggttttctgttctacctgataatgaattacACCCATCTGGTGTCCCATGTCTCAAtctctgattagaggggaatgatgaaaaaaagcagtggaactggcttcaaggttcagagttgagtttgagggatgTAGGCAATTATCTTATACATGATTCATCAACTGTCTGATCTGGGAAAGTAAAACATTTTTGGAACCTGTCCTATAGGACTTTATCCAATCGGATTCCAATACAAAAATCCAGTAGTAAAATCCTATCAGATTTTGGAACCAGTCCTATTGGACTCCTATAGGATTCTATCCTATAGGATTCCAATAAAGAATCCATTAGAAAAGTCCTATCAgattttggacacagttctattggACTGTTATTCCCAGATTCCATGTGGTTAGTTTCAACAGGACGTGTAACCCGACCTGCCCCTCTCATTCTattgatttcaacatgatatcAATATGAGTGATTAACATAAGTGTTGCGTTTCTCTTTCCGTTTTGGCTACCACCAAATCAAAATGCATCACTCCGAAATGTAGCTGGTTGTCTTcagcaggttgtcctctaacaaGTGATGTAAACAATATTTCCAGTTTCCATGTGGTTTTTgagttgtgttagtttcaacagcgcATACAACCTGATTTCCCCAATAATCAATATGAGTGATTAattgccacttgtcaaaacaacagGGTTTTGGTGCATATGCAGTTTATAAGGTGCtcgttaaaaaaaatacaaaattgtgGCACATGTATGTGTAGGTAGTAcattttatgtttatgttttcaatatatcacaaactgtttATTGATTTGAACACTtcaaaactgtgttttgacattgggctatTTATCAAAAGTTATTGTCAACAGGAAGCAGCAACAGCCTAATTTTCGTCAGGAACATAAGGAAACAACTACTGTACTCACAATTCATGCATTTACGCACAGCAAAGTGTAGGATAAAACAGTTAGAATAATAATGTTAGAAAACCTGAGGTTCTCCGCACAGCCACAGGTGGCACACTAAATTTGGGAGTTAGGCTAACACTGACGAGCTCGTGCTTGCTGTGACGTTAAAACTCTTAAAGGAACAGTCATTCTCACAGGTGAATAAAACAGAAATTAATATAGAACTGTTGTTTCCAATCAACGAAAATGTAATTAATGTTGTTGTATTGTACTGGAATTAATGACAACAaactactgaacaaaaatataaacgcaaaatgcaacaatttcaacaattttgctgagttacagctcatacaaggaaatcagtcaattgaaatacattcattaggccctaatctatggatttcacatgactgggcaggggagcaGCCATGGTAGGGCATAGGACcccccacttgggagccaggccgacccactggggagccaggcccagccaatcagaatgagttttccccacaaaagggcttttttacagacaaaaatactcctcCGCAGCCCCAcagttgaagaagccggatgtggaggtcctggactggcatggttacatgtggtctgcggttgtgaggccggttggacgtactgccaaattctctaaaacgacgttggaggcggcttatggtagagaaattaacatttaattatctgtcaaaagctctggtgggacaaaacagcacattttagagtggccttttattatcctgtgtaatgatcatgctgtttaattagcttcttgatatcgcacacctgtcaggtggattatcttgacaaaggataaaatgctcactaacagggatataaacaaatttgtgcacaaaattggagagaaataagctttttgtgcatatggaacatttctgggatcttttatttcagctcatgaaacatgggaccagctgTTGCAGTGTATAATTTGATGGGTTCAATTAAGGAAAATATGTtctaattgtcacgccctggctctggggactcttgtatgttgagccagggtgttagtttctttgtgtagtgtctatgttttgttttctatgttctgttctaggttatgtgtttctatgttggccggggtggttctcaatcagaggcaacgagaatcagctgttgcttgttgtctctgattgggaaccatacttaggcagccttttgtgcacttgtgattcgtgggatcttgttccgtgtaggtttgtgtatgaccgaggacttcacgtttcgttttgttgttttgttatttgtatcgtgttgctaagtacacattaaaaagatgtacgcatatcacgctgcgccttggtccactcattataacgatcgtgacagaagatcccaccatcaaaggaccaagcagcgtgtccaggagcagacagcctggacttgggaggagatcttggacgggcaggggtcctggacttgggaggaaatccaggccggaatggatcgccgtccgtgggaggagacggtggaggcgcgccatagagaggagcagcggtgcCAACCGGGtcgacgtcggacacgcaagaggcaaccccaataaaacaaattgggggggcacacggcatggacgacggggctgctggaggcagctacagggcgagtttggggagtaggagaggaggccaccgggtttggggggctggaagggaggttggcggagcctagaggtagagcagagccaactccccgtactcaggctaggcagcgtgagactgggcaggttccgaggtatgcggagctgcgtactgtgccgcgagtggtccggcacagtccggtacgtcctgtgcgagcaccacgcacgtgtcgtgctaaggtgggcatgcagccaggacggagtgtgccggctcaacgctcgtggcctccagtacccctcctcggtcccggatatcctgcgccagtgtcacgtgctgtagtgccagtacgagtacacagccctgtacatcctgtgctgatgcctcacacagagtgtgtaaaaataggcattcagccaggacgggttgtgtcagctcttcgctccagacctccagtccgtctccacagcccggtccggcctgttcctgctccccacaccaagcctgtggtgcgcgtcgccagcccggtccagcctgttcctgcccctcgcaccaagcctgtggtgcgcgtcgccagcccggcccggcctgttcctgctccccgcaccaagcatgtggtgcgcgtctccagcccggtccggcctgttcctgcccctcgcaccaagcctgtggtgcgcgtcgccagcccggcccggcctgttcctgcccctcgcaccaagcctgtggtgcgcgtcgccagcccggtccagcctgttcctgcccctcgcaccaagcctgtggtgcgcgtcgccagcccggcccggcctgttcctgcccctcgcaccaagcctgtggtgtgcgtcaccagcccggcccggcctgttcctgccccccgcaccaagcctgtggtgcgcgtagccagcccggtccggcctgttcctgctccccgcaccaagcctgtggtgcgcgtcgccagcccggcccggcctgttcctgctccccgcaccaagccagtggtgcgcatcgtcagcccggtccggccggttcctgctccccgcaccaagccagtggtgcgcatcgtcagcccggtccggcccgttcctgctccccgcaccaagcctgtggtgcgcgtcgtcagtccggcacagcccgtgcctgtttcaccggtgcctggtcaggtaccggtcagctgctccacaccggagcctaagcaatccgctccaccgatgtccagtccagctccagccagcgggaccagaccaggggcgctacggggggttgttagagggtggtggtcacgcccggagccggatccgcctccgaggtggaatgcccacccggcccctcccctgttgggtttatgttggcgcggtcgcagtccgcgcctttggggggtactgtcacgccctggctctggggactcttgtatgttgagccagggtgttagtttctttgtgtagtgtctatgtttcgttttctatgttcttttctaggttatgtgtttctatgttggccggggtggttctcaatcagaggcaacgagaatcagctgttgcttgttgtctctgattgggaaccatacttaggcagccttttgtgcacttgtgattcgtgggatcttgttccgtgtaggtttgtgtatgaccgaggacttcacgtttcgttttgttatttgtatcgtgttgctaagtacacattaaaaagatgtacgcatatcacgctgcgccttggtccactcattataacgatcgtgacactaataGGATTCTGATTGGGGTGACAAAATCCTACAAGATTGATCAAAAACCTATTGGATCCAATTGGATTACTTTTGATTTCCAATAGGATTCTGATAGAGGTAATACAAAATCCTAAAGGATTGCCAGAATCATATAGGGTCCAATAGGATTACTTTTGATTCCCAATAGGAAAACACATAATCCAATAGGATTCTGATACAGGTGACACAAAATCCTATAGGACTGCAAGAACCCTATAGGACCCAATATGATTACTTTCTATTTCAAATTGGAAAAACGTAGTCCAATAGGATACCAATATGATTCTGATAGAGGTGACACAAAATCCTATAGGATTGTGAGAATCTTAAAGGATTATATTGGAAAAATCACTAATCCTATATTTTTGGACTAGGGATTCCACCAGGGACGACAGGTTGAAGCTTTTCACATCACCTCGGGTAATTCGCATCACCTCAACCCTCATGTTCTGGCGGAGGTgactcccttctctcctctctctctctctcttccaattAGCGGGACAGAGGGATGAGGGGGTGGGTGACCGGCAGACGGGAGTCTTCTTTAAACGCCTTTTCTTAGGTCGGCCAATATGGTGTGTGCCACTAACTCCCCTGACGGAATTTAATGTAATTAGTGGATTACAGTAGTCGGACAGCACTGCAGTTGGGAAATATTTACTACCAATGGAAGTGTTTTAAATTGACATGCTCTGATTCACAGTGTAGTCGTCATTAGATAATGGAGCTATATAAACATGATTAATCCTGACTTTTTGACAACATCGATTAATGAACTATATCGGAAAGCTTTAGATAGAGCCCAATCTTCCAGTTGGTGATTCGAGCGCATTAAGCACGACGAGGCGCACAGTCGCCCTTCATTCAGAAGATGACTACTCTCAAACCAACACAGAGCGAGATATAAAACATTACTGCGGAATACCAAGGATTTGGTAAGTTTGAAAGATGATTTTTTAACATCCCTTGCATGCAGGCTTAAAACGAGGAGTGCGTAATTGTGGTGAACGTTTGGCGTGCAAACGTACAGCTATGTGCAGACCAGAGGCATAGTTTGCATGTTAATCTAAACGACAACACAAAACTATCCGTCGTTGGTATGTTAACTTTTTATGATTAGAGAAAGTAACCATCAGGGGAGGAAGAAGCCTGTGTAAAAGGTAATCCAGTATATAGGCTACATAGTTGAGTTACATAGCCTCTACACATGCTGTCATACAAATGTACAAAGTACATTAGTAGGCAACATTTCAATAAAAAGTATATTCTGATTTGAAAACAAAGTGAGGCACTCATTTTTCTCCAGTTTTCTATGATCAGTTTGAAAGTGAATATGCTATACAATTTAAACACAACAtatgtttattatatttttatGAACATCTTGCTATGTGTCCTTTTTGGCAGACCTGTTGCCAGAGCATTTAAAAAAAGGAAGATTAGGCAACTTGCCAAAAGCAAGACCTCTTCTCTGTTATGTCTGTCTCCTCTTTACCGGAATGGAAACAACTCCTGCTGGAgcgaaagaggagggaggaggaggagcgagagaagagagaaaaagaggaggaggCCAAACTCGCCAGCATGCCTGCCTGGAAGCGAGGGATCATCCAGAGGAGGAGAATGAAACAGGAGAGTTTCGGGGACAAGGAGAGGGAGGGCCCCCTCCAAGTCAAGGAGGGCAGGTCCCCCTCTGATCCTGCGAGTGACCCGGACAGCTCTACACTGGTGCAGCTGGGAAGTGAACCACCACTCAGCCCAGACATCACAGGGCCTTGGCTGGATGAAGAGGCTAAACCACAGAGTCAGGTGTTAAAGGAGCAAATCAACCCTGTCCGACAAAACCCATTCATTCGCACACATGGCggatggaggaggggaagagaagcAGAGAGGGCTGGGGAGATGGGCCATGAGAAAGGGAATGAGCAGGAAATAGAAGTAAGGAGAGAGCGGgaaaaggagaaagaaagaggctACGTGAAAGGTCACGATGGGGAGTCTGGGAAGGGAagagatatagaaataaaaatagAGCGATACAGGGACAGGAGTGGGGGCAGAGAAAAGGACAGAAGTGCCGGGAGAGAGACGAGCCGGGATACTGTGAGAGATAGGGAAAGGgaatgccagagagagagaaaagaggaggagagggaggagggagactcAGATCCTCCAAGCCCCAAGTACCCCCATCCACTAGTCCCAGGCCTTCGTACCATCAGAGCAGACAACATCATCATTATTGAACAGGACAGAAAGGGAAGTGATGAAAGGACGGGTAGAAGGAGAGAgtcggagagggagagggaggtgatgGAAGAGGAGCAGGAaaatagagatgtaaagatggaCCTCAAGGAGTTTCTGGCTGGTGGAGGGAGTGTCACAGAGATCCGAGCATCAGAAGTATTGATCATTAAACCCTTAGCTGGCACTGAGGACTCGAGGAGTGGATGTCTAAAAGGGACAGGCagggaaggagatggagaaagaggaagagaagcAAAGTGCAATAAAGATGGAGGGAAGGACTGTGAgagggagctggagagagaggtggCATGGTTGaaagataaagagagggagaacTTGAGGGAGAAAGACCGACCACGGACACAAGCAGCTTCAGAAAAAGAGGATAGGAGATATGGTGACACAGATGACAGTATCCACAATGAGAGAGGAGTTAGGGTGAGTGAGCTGCTGAGTAAATTTGGGGAGCATACAAAGAAATTCAGGGAACATCCAAAGCCTCCGTCCCGGTCTAAAAGCTCAGAGTGTTTCatccggcctggcagagacagagaAAAGTTTTGTCTGGATGAGGACGATgatggagacaggagaggggaggataaACATGCAGGATTCAGGGATGTGCCCAAGCGGTCATTCAGCTTCTCTGAACGGGTGATATGCGCAAAGGAGAATGGCATGCAGGATGAGGGGAACCATGATAGGAAGGTGGTGGAGAGGACATATTCAGACAGGAGGGTGGCAGCTAGGGGAGATGTAGTGGGGGGGGAATGGTCAGGGAGGGGAGGCAAGCAGGGGGGCTGGACCTGGCTTTCAGATAAAGAGCAGGCAGGGAAGCATAGAGAGGGATGCATAAAAGCAGACAGGGAGGTAGAAGGACAGCATGAGAGACAGCCTGCTTTGGAAAGTAACACAGGGAAAGAGATTGACCGTTGGGTCGAGATAGTAACAGGAGTGGAGTTAGAATTTAGCAACAAGGGGACAAAGGAACTAACAGAGAATATGTATGGGGAGGCAGGGTTTACAATGGCCTCAGTTAAAAATACAGAGGCCTCATTTGCCCGAAGAGTGCCCATCAAACATGATGGACGAGAGAGAGCAGTGGAAAGAGAGGTAAAGCGAATGAAagaagaaagcgagagagggatggagagggcgaggagcacagagagagaggtggtgggtgGAAGACAGGCAGAACCTCAAATGCGGGAGAGAACGGGTTCAGACTTTAGGAGAGGATCAGACGCAAGGGACATAAAGAGGGTGTCAGAAGTAAGGGACTGCACAATTTCAGTTGAAACAACTCAGCAAAACTGTGTGATCACCCTCTCCGTAGACAGAGCCAGTCCTCCTCAGTTTGTTGATAATCATTACAGACATGTGTCAGCATTTACAGAGTGCTCATCAACCTTGCTTGGCACTGTGGTGCATAGAGGAACAGATTGGCATAGTAGCCAAGGAGCACCGGGGCACCATCCAACCCAGTCAGCACTGTCACAGCACACAGAGGATCTTATCAACAagatagagagagtgggagggacaGTGAATGAACGTGACAATCACAAAGGGACCCAAACATTGACTCAGGATAGCAAAGGCGTGATGAGGGAAgacacagagactgagagagggcgCAAAGCTTATAGGGTGCCAGGTGAGGTAAGCAAGGACAGCACACATCCACCTGGCGCACACGTGCACAGTCATGTTTATCCCGAAAAGTCAGTTCAGGAAGTGACCCCTAAGTGTCCTAAGTCTCCAAAGTGTGTTGCCTCAGTTGGAATCCCTCCAACGTCACTTGAGATACACATACCCAGAACAGTGTTCTATGGTGTGGGGGAGGCAAGCCTCCAAAGCGAAGACGACCAGAGCtgtgaaggagagggagggaaaggtgtGGAGAGGAGGGATAGTTGGAGGATTGGCAAGCCCTCTCACATCGAATCCTTGCAAGAGAAAAtccagcagagagagaaggagaggctgaAGAACATAGAGGGAGTGGCAGCGACGGGGGATGATGGAGATGCGACTGAGGGGATGGAAAAGTCTGGGACTAGAAGTACTAgaaaagcttcaagttcagaCTGGtatgaggaaggagagagggggaacgaaatggagcgagagagacagagacaggaaggcTCTGCACCACAGACAACATCCACTCAGTTTGACGTCACACAGGAAGTGAGCGTGTCGAAAGCCGTCCCCCAGCTTCCTGTTCCTCTCTCGTTTTTGCAAGCTGTCAAAGGAGAGAAAGAAACCGGGGTGATCTCCATCACAGCCTCTGAAGTAGCCTTGTTCAGCTCTCACGcgactgagagagaggaagatccAACAAAACATGTAGTAGAGGAGTTGCGGTGCGACAGGGGTCAGCAGAGAAAACAGGACACCAGAGGCagtggaggtagaggagaagaaggagaggatAAACTCTCGGAGGAAGAGTACAGGCTGCATTATTTGCCTCCTTCACACTCTCCCTCACCCTtagactctctctccccctctccgccTCACCCTCACTCTCTTGCTGAGATGAGCCGGATCTATAACTTGAAAACGGTGGGGTCCAGGACGGCAGTGTGCGTGAGTGACAGGACCGTGGATAGGTCTATCCCATCACACACTCCCAAGGTACAGTCCCACATAACAGCAGAACAACAGGAGACATGCAGTCCAGAGAGATCAGTTGGGAGGCTGACACAGAAGCAgctgtggggtggtggtggggcacCTGGGAATAAGGCCTCTTCAAGCGATGAGAAGTCCGGACTTCAGACTGTACATTGTCAGGTGGAACAGCTTCAGTTGCGAGAACAACAGGAAGTACAGAGACCATCACACGACGACAACGCAGCATGGTCGTCTTTTATACAAAAAACTAATTTGAAAGATA from Coregonus clupeaformis isolate EN_2021a chromosome 17, ASM2061545v1, whole genome shotgun sequence includes these protein-coding regions:
- the LOC121586346 gene encoding uncharacterized protein LOC121586346 → MYGEAGFTMASVKNTEASFARRVPIKHDGRERAVEREVKRMKEESERGMERARSTEREVVGGRQAEPQMRERTGSDFRRGSDARDIKRVSEVRDCTISVETTQQNCVITLSVDRASPPQFVDNHYRHVSAFTECSSTLLGTVVHRGTDWHSSQGAPGHHPTQSALSQHTEDLINKIERVGGTVNERDNHKGTQTLTQDSKGVMREDTETERGRKAYRVPGEVSKDSTHPPGAHVHSHVYPEKSVQEVTPKCPKSPKCVASVGIPPTSLEIHIPRTVFYGVGEASLQSEDDQSCEGEGGKGVERRDSWRIGKPSHIESLQEKIQQREKERLKNIEGVAATGDDGDATEGMEKSGTRSTRKASSSDWYEEGERGNEMERERQRQEGSAPQTTSTQFDVTQEVSVSKAVPQLPVPLSFLQAVKGEKETGVISITASEVALFSSHATEREEDPTKHVVEELRCDRGQQRKQDTRGSGGRGEEGEDKLSEEEYRLHYLPPSHSPSPLDSLSPSPPHPHSLAEMSRIYNLKTVGSRTAVCVSDRTVDRSIPSHTPKVQSHITAEQQETCSPERSVGRLTQKQLWGGGGAPGNKASSSDEKSGLQTVHCQVEQLQLREQQEVQRPSHDDNAAWSSFIQKTNLKDKESKAQQSPRISHNQPNKEPQQKHPRQKDQQTLLNPRKSQSNLQLHSERPPQPKQTQSNQPKQARSITINSRSLLTPSPENSIHPDQGVPPTPSSSPCSPSPSQSPSVSPSPSHSLTHFTIRSSSGGQQVKRGTTITITPRKPVGGAAVEAVSVSSGPPAKTSSQAQMPVLTEVVERGKKRYPTVEEIEVIGGYQNLDKSCLVKTPKATPKGVKVCFDETQLEQVCEYPSETSMLASTPYPLPGQEEGREEEVQEEEEEEEEEERGVLVSRSSRNVGAAAGLRVDESCHR